One genomic region from Culicoidibacter larvae encodes:
- a CDS encoding response regulator transcription factor — MQEKRCILVIEDDTDINEAICSFLRADGYLVISSVDGAIGLEKFYSHKVDMLILDLMLPTLDGQTILKEIRKLSSVPVIAISALNDEQTQEAVFALADDYVVKPFSLKVLLFKVGALMRRVYGETSQLLRVNQVTLDVTKNSVTQAGQQIEMTAREIEILAVLMANPKMVYSREQLITLIWGYNDYVDERVIDVHVRNIRKKLGNTFIQTVKGVGYRVEEVL, encoded by the coding sequence ATGCAAGAGAAGCGATGTATTTTAGTGATTGAGGATGACACGGATATCAATGAGGCAATTTGTTCATTTTTGCGGGCAGATGGTTATTTGGTTATAAGCAGTGTCGATGGCGCTATCGGCTTAGAAAAATTTTATAGCCACAAGGTGGACATGCTGATCTTAGACTTGATGTTGCCAACTCTTGATGGACAAACAATTCTGAAAGAAATTCGTAAACTGAGCTCGGTACCGGTGATTGCCATCAGTGCTTTAAATGATGAGCAAACCCAGGAAGCGGTGTTTGCTTTGGCTGATGATTACGTGGTAAAACCATTCTCGTTGAAGGTTTTACTGTTTAAAGTTGGCGCGTTGATGCGGCGGGTATATGGTGAAACAAGTCAGTTGCTGCGAGTGAATCAAGTCACATTGGATGTTACTAAAAACAGTGTCACTCAAGCTGGTCAGCAAATTGAAATGACAGCTCGGGAAATTGAGATTCTGGCAGTGCTGATGGCCAATCCAAAAATGGTTTATTCACGCGAGCAATTGATAACCCTGATTTGGGGCTATAATGATTATGTTGATGAACGGGTTATTGATGTGCATGTCCGCAATATTCGAAAAAAACTTGGCAACACCTTTATCCAAACGGTCAAAGGTGTTGGCTATAGAGTGGAGGAAGTACTATGA
- a CDS encoding N-acetylglucosamine kinase has product MRVAVGIDVGGTKTHVGIYDEQGNKLHDFVGLGTNLANDKEVAIQIVYEATGSALSALGEIEVAKIVIGMAGVLNHPLLPSLIETMEAAYRTKVAVYNDVVFAHKAIFQNQPGLLLSAGTGSIAVVRAASEYRIIGGYGHLFGDESSGYDIAKRGLMHAMHQADRGQNDVLSSALLEALGTETIRAAVPKLYKQNKAETAALAKIVAELAEQGDVVAQTILSDSADAFADQVIVALQEFGIQPQCYAFWGSVLQNNLYMQDRIRRQLEHAFTCSEVSSQHIDITQAVIFE; this is encoded by the coding sequence ATGCGAGTAGCGGTTGGAATTGATGTTGGCGGGACTAAAACCCATGTCGGTATTTATGATGAACAAGGTAATAAGTTGCATGATTTTGTCGGGCTAGGAACCAATCTTGCCAATGATAAAGAAGTCGCAATTCAAATTGTGTATGAGGCGACCGGGAGCGCATTGTCAGCACTTGGTGAGATTGAAGTTGCTAAGATTGTTATCGGCATGGCTGGGGTGCTTAATCATCCATTGCTGCCGTCATTGATTGAAACTATGGAAGCAGCTTACCGGACGAAGGTAGCGGTTTATAATGATGTTGTTTTCGCACATAAGGCGATTTTCCAAAATCAGCCAGGATTATTGCTTTCCGCTGGCACCGGTTCAATTGCGGTGGTGCGGGCAGCAAGTGAGTACCGGATTATTGGTGGTTACGGGCATTTGTTTGGTGATGAATCCAGTGGCTACGACATCGCTAAGCGTGGCTTGATGCACGCGATGCATCAAGCTGACCGCGGGCAGAACGATGTGTTAAGCAGCGCGTTGCTGGAAGCGCTCGGCACCGAGACGATTCGGGCAGCGGTGCCGAAGCTTTATAAGCAGAACAAAGCGGAGACAGCGGCGTTAGCAAAGATTGTCGCCGAGCTTGCCGAGCAGGGAGATGTGGTGGCACAGACAATACTGAGCGATAGCGCTGATGCCTTTGCTGATCAGGTTATTGTTGCGTTGCAGGAGTTTGGGATTCAGCCGCAGTGCTATGCGTTCTGGGGCAGTGTGCTGCAGAATAATTTATATATGCAGGATCGTATTCGCCGCCAACTCGAGCATGCATTTACTTGCAGTGAAGTGAGTTCGCAGCATATAGATATTACACAGGCAGTTATTTTTGAATAA
- a CDS encoding sensor histidine kinase, with amino-acid sequence MRRIPLFWKIWVIITMLSFVIISASNMLVTLGIPMINQIQVNNDTEKVINEIETDVKKNGVNKEHLKQYSDNGYIIEVKLNSEVVYWTEGVVQKELYYIYNTSENGHEVTYATPIRYYEYSILDIDYYNFLGKTENSPIPMKDGMDDYTVLQRGFSVDGDSYGIKVANVKSYSPLSYIQNIQSYFLENLFYFIIISLILSSLLSLIISLLISRKVKKINKFVSNMETMQEPERTNYKQGDELVQLENDIYRMYGKLRQSIRDLDDEVIYTKKLEEDKQLFMRGATHELKTPIMAMNSMIEGMLNHVGDYQNHEVYLRKCYDNLQKIQKLVDEILSVSKTEHLHYNEDIVVMPIIEEAQQLYREVDEQAIINIVNESSKELRLTMPADSFSKIISNLLSNAVYYRKPTTPVTITVTDNKISVCNIIPDDAVIDVNTIFKPFVSEAGEMADGHGLGLYIVQLLLERYGYSFDCLVDSEKHVFCFEIYL; translated from the coding sequence ATGAGAAGAATTCCATTGTTTTGGAAGATATGGGTTATTATCACGATGTTATCGTTTGTAATTATTTCAGCATCAAATATGTTAGTTACGCTTGGAATACCAATGATAAACCAGATACAAGTGAATAATGATACTGAAAAAGTTATTAATGAAATAGAAACAGATGTTAAAAAGAATGGTGTTAATAAAGAGCACCTTAAACAATATTCTGATAATGGATATATTATTGAAGTAAAATTAAACAGCGAAGTTGTTTATTGGACTGAGGGAGTCGTTCAAAAAGAATTGTACTATATATACAATACTAGTGAAAATGGGCATGAGGTTACATATGCAACACCGATTCGCTATTATGAGTATTCGATTTTGGATATTGATTACTACAATTTTCTAGGCAAAACAGAAAACAGTCCAATTCCGATGAAAGATGGAATGGACGATTATACTGTACTACAACGAGGCTTTAGTGTTGATGGTGATTCTTATGGTATTAAAGTAGCTAATGTTAAGTCATACAGTCCGCTGTCATATATTCAAAATATTCAAAGTTATTTTTTAGAAAATCTTTTCTATTTTATTATTATTTCTTTGATTCTTTCAAGTCTATTATCGTTGATAATTTCTTTATTAATTTCAAGGAAAGTTAAAAAGATAAATAAATTTGTTAGCAATATGGAAACTATGCAAGAACCAGAAAGAACTAATTATAAACAAGGTGATGAATTGGTACAATTGGAAAATGATATTTACCGGATGTATGGAAAATTGCGCCAGTCAATCCGTGATTTGGATGATGAAGTCATTTATACTAAAAAGCTTGAAGAGGATAAGCAATTATTTATGCGCGGGGCAACTCATGAATTAAAGACGCCGATTATGGCGATGAACTCAATGATTGAGGGAATGCTCAATCATGTTGGTGATTATCAGAATCATGAGGTTTATTTGCGAAAATGCTACGATAATCTGCAAAAAATCCAGAAGTTGGTTGATGAGATTTTATCAGTTTCTAAAACTGAGCACTTGCACTACAATGAAGATATTGTCGTGATGCCGATTATTGAGGAGGCACAGCAGCTTTATCGTGAAGTTGATGAGCAGGCAATTATTAACATTGTCAATGAAAGCAGCAAAGAGCTGCGGCTGACGATGCCAGCCGACAGTTTCAGCAAGATTATTTCTAATCTGCTGAGCAACGCAGTTTATTATCGCAAGCCGACAACTCCGGTGACGATTACTGTGACTGACAACAAGATTTCAGTTTGCAATATTATTCCCGATGATGCGGTAATTGATGTCAATACTATCTTTAAGCCGTTTGTCAGTGAAGCCGGTGAAATGGCTGACGGACACGGACTTGGATTATATATCGTGCAGTTGCTGCTTGAGCGCTATGGATATAGTTTCGATTGTCTTGTTGATAGTGAAAAGCATGTGTTCTGTTTTGAGATTTATTTGTAA